In the genome of Streptomyces sp. Q6, the window CGACTTGCGCCCCCTTCCCACCCTGATCAGCAATGGCCACCAGACCCTGCCGGTACACCTGCGCCGGACCACCGTCGGAGACTGAGGCCCTGGTCACCAGCCGCCCCTCGGCCGGTGACGCCGCGGACTCCCCGATTCCCCGTGGGGCGGCCGCTTGGGTCTGCAAGGTCATGTCCCCCACTGGTGCACGGCTGCGGCGTTGAACAGCAGTTGCTGCGTCTCTTGCGGCAGGGCTTGGACCTGACGTAGGAAGCTCTGTTCGATCTGGCTCGCCAGCGGCCGGGCATCGGGTGCCCGAAACCGCCCGCCGTCTCTCAAGGGGCGGTGCGAGAAGTGAGCGGCCGGTGGCTCGACATAGTGCGGTCGGGAGACGTGAACGCCGACGTCGGGGCGGGCCACCCCGGCGTCCCAACGGAACCGACCCCAGGTTCTGGCGGGCGCCACACTCACGGACACCGAACGGACTGACGCAGTACCGCTGGAACCCCTGTTCCGCTGCGGCCGGCCGTGCCCATCGGGGCCGTGACCAGAACGCGGGGCGAGACAGCGAAAGCTCCCCGGCAGCCTGCGGGAGAGTCAGTGGTCCATCAGGGCGATGCCCCAGATGCCGGCCGCGGCGCCGACCGGGTCCAGCGTGGACTGGAGGCCCTTGACCCGTGAGGCGATCTCTCGGGTCTCGATGCTGTCGCCTGTCGCCGTGAACATGAAGGCGCCGAGCAGCCACACGGAGACCATCGCGAGGAAGTCGTGCAGACTCCGGCCCACGATCTCGGCGTGTCCGGAGTCCTCGCCGTCCTGTTCGGACAGATGAAGGACGGCGCCGGTCGGGCCGTCGATGACGATGTCGTCGCCCATCCAGTGACCGATCCTGAAGTACGGACCGCTGGGGCCGGCGTGGAGGAGTGACCCGGCAAAGCAGAAACAGTTTCTGCGGACCCTGCGAAAGCGATTCCGGAGCACGAGTTCCTAGGGAAATCCGCCGTCTATTTCACGCGCCCCGACGACAGTGGTTCCGTATTCGGGTCCGGGACGGCATGGTGACGAACACTCGATATTCCCACAAAGCACTCAGTCCGCTGAACGGACCGGTCGTTTCCTCTGCTGCGCCTGGGCAGTCCTGCCGATGGCGGACTGCCTCGGTGCCGGCCTGCGCTGAGGAGTCACCAGTGCGTCGACGTAGCGCTGGCGGGCGAGCACCGAACCGCCCACGGCGACGGCGTGCCGGGCGAGATCTCCACGCACGATACGAAGAGCCTGGAAGGCGGGGGGCGTGACCCGTCGGCGCAGGGCCGCGTGCAGCCCGCTGATCACGAAGGCGGCGCCCTGGCCGAGGTCGGCGTCGACGACGAGGGTGTCCGGGTTGAGCAGGGTGAGGAAGCCCGCGAGGGGCTCGGCGAGGGTGCGACCGATGTCGATGAGGTAGCGCTGAGCCCGCGCATCGTGCCCCGCTCGGCCCAGCACGTCATGGATGCCCATGGCCTCGTCGAAGAAGGCCGTCAGATCGCCCGGGTGGTCGAGGTGGCCGCGAGGTGTGGTGGCGAGGCAGCCGCGGCTGCCGCACACGCACAGGGCGCCGTCCTCCCTGACACTGACATGGGCCAGTTCGCCGGCGACTCCTCCGGCGCCGCTGTAGAGGCGGCCGTTGATCACGATTCCGGCGCCGTAGCCGCCGAGCACTCTGAGACAAACGGCCGCTCGGGCGCCTCGGGCAGCCCCGTGCTCGGCTTCGCCGAGTGCCGCGAGGTTGGCGTCGTTGGCCACCTGAAGGGGCGTCATGAATGCTGCTTCGAGGGCAGGTACGGGGTCGGCGCGGATCCAGGCCGGGAGAGGCGCTGCGTGCGAAGGGTCGCCAGGCCCGTGCGGCCGGGCGTGCCGGAGCCCCCGGCCGTCGCTGAGCACCGGCATCCCCAGTGCGACGACCGTCGAGTCGGGCGGCGTCGCGGACATGCGCCTGATGTTCTCGGCGATGCCCGTGACGACCGCGGCCATCGAGCGTTCGGCTCGGGCCGGCAGGTCGGCCCGGCCCAGTACACGCCCGTCATAGCTCACCAGGGTCGTCGTCTGCGTGTGATGGCCGAACTCGACCACTGCGACCGTGCGGTTGGCGAGTGCGATGTGCAGTACGGTGGCGGGCCGGCCGGCGCCCGTGCGGGGGCGCGTGTCCTCGTCCTCGGCCAGCAGCCCGCGCTCGAGCAGACCGCTGACGGCGGCCGTGAGAGTGGTGCGGGGCAGCCCCGTCACCAGCGAGAGCTGTCGCCTGCTCGCTCTGCCGAGTGACTGCAGGGCGAGAAGAACGCTTTGCTCACCCGGGCGCAGTGCGGCCGTTCCGCGATTCATTGCCACATCGTAGATCCGTTGATCGGGCGGCGAGTTGCCCGGCCGCGATGTCGAGGACCCGATGCCGCCGACGACGGGGTGGACGCCCCCGCCGACCGGCGCGGCACCCGATGACGGAGCGGCGCGCGGGCACGGGAGCCGTCGCGAGATGAAAGTAGAGCGGCCGGACGCCGGCCGTCAATGTTCCATACATTGAAGGGATTAGGCCCGATCCCGGCCGAATTCAAGAAGGAACAGCGAACCTCCCCCACCGACTCCGTGAACTGCCTCTTTCTCGCCGGTAGTTGCGTTCACCTCTTTTGTTCTTGTCGGGAGCGTTGACGTGCCGGAAACCTGGCGCCTACCGTCCTCCCGCCAATGACGTTCGATTGATTGGCAGAGAAAATCTCTCGAGAACACGGGGAATCGGTAATGACCGCATGCGTGCGCGCATAGGCCGAGCCGTTTCGCCCTGTGCTCCCCAACACTGCCGAGGTGTCGCATGAGATCGAGGATTTCGCGCAGGAGTTTCGTCACGGCGGCGGTCGCGACCGCGGCCGCCGCCACGGGTGTGGCCGCCGGGGCCGGCCCCGCCGCGGCGCGGAGCGGCGTGGCCCGGGTGACCGGGAACAGCAGGGTCGACCATCTGCTCGCCCGGATGACGCTCGACGAGAAACTGTCCATGATCGAGGGGCAGCCGGAGGCTGCCGCGACCACCGAGTACGAGGCCGGGTACCTCGCCGGTGTGCCCCGGCTCGGCATCCCGCCCTTGCGGCTGAGCGACGGTCCGCCCGGAGTCATCACCCGCCGGGACTCCACCGGCATGACGTCCACCATGGCCCTGGCAGCCACCTTCAGCGTCGCGGACGCCGAGGAGAACGGCGAGGTCATCGGACGCGACGCGAGATCGCTGGGACAGGATCTCGTCCTGGAACCCTTCGTCAATCTGGACCGTGACACCAGTTGGAGCCGGGGCTTCAACACCTACGGCGAGGATCCCCTGTTGACCGCCCGGACCGGTGCGGCGGTCATCACCGGCATCCAGAGCCAGGGCACCATGGCGCAGGTCAAGCATTACATCGCGTACGACGGCGGCAACAACGTGGTGGTGGACTCACAGACCCTGCACGAGGTGTACCTCCAGCCGTTCGACGCCGCGGTCAAGGCCGGGGTCACCTCGGTGATGTCGTCGTACAACAAGGTCAACGGCGAGTACGCCAGCCAGAACACGTACATGCTCACCACCGTGCTGCGTGAGGAACTCGGGTTCAAGGGGTTCGTGACCTCGGACTGGGGCGCCAACCACAGCACCACGTCCATCAACGCGGGCCTGGACCTGGAGATGCCGGGCGGTGGCGGCCCGAGTGGCACCTCGATCCCCACCTATTTCTCCAAGGAGAAGATGAAGGCGGCTCTCGCGGACGGGACGGTGACGGAGGCGACCGTCACCCGCGCCGTGGGACGCATCCTGTACCAGATGGACCGTTTCGGTCTGCTGACCGGCGCTTCCAAGCACACCGTCACTCCTCTGAAGACCGCCCGGAACCAGGAGGTCCTGCTCCGGACCGCACAGCGGTCGGCGACACTGCTCAAGAACAAGAACGGCGCTCTGCCGCTGACCGCCTCCGATGTGGCCTCGCTCGCCCTCATCGGCCCCGGTGCCGGACAGACCATCGCCACCAACAGTGGCGGAGAGGCGGCCGGAGGCCTGTTGAGCGAGCAGACGAGTGCCCTGGACACCTTGCGCGCCCGCGCCAAGAACGCCCGGATCACCTACGCGGTCGGCGACGACCTCACCGGCACCCCCGTGCCGGCCTCCGCGCTCAGCCACGACGGCACGGCGGGCCTGGTGCGCACCACCGACGGCGCCACCCGTACCGACAGCGTTCTCGACTTCACCACCGCGGGCGGCAACGCCCTGCCCGTCGGCACCGCCGCCACGTGGACGGGCACGCTGACCGTCCCCACGGAGGGCGACTACTGGCTCAACATCCAGGCCCTCGGCGCCACCGGCAAGCTCGTCGTCGACGGTACGACGCTCACCACGGTCGGCGCCGGATTCGGCGCCGCGCCCCGCTATGGCGTCGTGCACGCCACCGACGGCAACGCGCCCACCGCGACCACGGACGGTCTCGCCAACGGCCGTACGAAGGTGCACCTGAAGGCCGGGGCGCACACGCTGTCCGTCACCGCCGCCCCCGACGTCTCCGGGGCTCCCGTCCAGATACGGCTCAACTGGGTCACCCCGACGCAGGTCAGGGCGAACCACGACGCCGCCGTCGCCGCCGCGAGGGAGGCGAGAACGGCCGTGGTCTTCGTGTGGAACACCGGGTCCGGGGATCTGTCGGCCGCGCTCCCGGACGACCAGGACCAGCTCGTCGCCGACATCGCCGCCGTCAACGAGAACACCATCGTGGTGCTACAGACCAACCAGCCGATAGCGCTGCCCTGGCTGGACGACGTGAAAGCGGTCCTGGACACCTACTTCGGCGGTGACCAGGCCGGTGTCGCGGCCGCGGACATCCTGCTCGGCACGGTCAACCCCAGCGGCCGACTCCCCTTCACCTGGCCCAAGGACCTCTCCCAGGAGGTCGCCCACGACCCCGCCCACCCGGAGCGGTCCAGCAAGGGGGTCGACGGGGTGACCACCTACTCCGAAGGCGTCAACATCGGCTATCGCCACTTCGACGCCACCGGGCAGACGCCGCTCTTCCCCTTCGGGTACGGCCTGTCGTACACCACGTTCCGCCACGACGAACTGCGGGTCACAGGCGCCCGGGACGGCGGCCTGGACGTCACCGTCACGGTCACCAACACGGGCAGAACCGAGGGGACCGACGTGGTGCAGGCGTATCTCGGCCGCCCCCGACAGGCACCCACCGGCGTCCAGTTCGCCCCCAAGGCACTGGCCGCGTACGAGCGGGTCACCGTGAAGCCAGGGCGGAGCCGCCGGGTCACCCTGCGCATCGCGCCGCGTCAGCTCCGGTACTGGAGCGACAAGACCGGCTGGACCCTCGCCACCGGCCGTCGCGACGTGCTGGTCGGCTCTTCCGCCCGCGACATCGCGTTCAGGCGCGAGGTGAACATCACCGGACGTTGACCGGGCCGGACGGCTGACGGCGGTCGGCACGCGAGGCGCCGCCCGCCGTCGGGAGGGTCACAGCACGATGACGCGAGGGCGGCTCCGGCGGCGATCCCGGCGAAGGTCCACCGCTGGTTGTCCTTGTGGCGCCACGGCCGTTGCAGGACAGGGGTGTTGCCCGCGGTGGCCCCGCCCCTCATGCCGGCGTCAGGACCAGGGCAGGACCAGGGCGCCCCAGGCCAGCACGGGCCCCGCGGCGACGATGCCGCAGGTGTAGCCGAGGACTTGGCGGTAGAAGCCGCGCCGCTCCACTCCCCGCGCGTTGCTCAGCACCAGCGCCCCGTTGGTGGAGAACGGTGAGACGTCGACGATCGTGGTGGAGACGGCGAGCGCGGCTATCAGGCCGGTCGAGCTGAGGTGGCTGGACAGCAGCAGCGGAACGGCGATCGGGATGATCGCGGTGAGGATCGCCGTCGAGGAGGCGAAGGCGGAGGTGACGGCGACCGTGAAGCAGAGGAGCAGGGCGACGACGAGCGGGGTCCCGAAGTCGGCCGCGTGCACGGAGATCTTCTCGATGATCCCGGCGTGCTCCAGCATCGCGATGTAGGTCATCATGCCGCCGACGAGGAGCAGGGTGTGCCAGCTGATGCCGTCCACCGCCTTCTCCTGGCGCTTCATGTCGAGGAGCGCGAGAAGCGCTCCGGCGGCCAGGGCGAGGACACCGATCTGCATCCGGAAGCCGAGAGCACACACCACCAGGGCCGCGAGCGCGGCGAGCGTGGCCCACTGGTGCCAGGTGGACCGCTGCCCGTCCGTGGCGCCGTCGGCCGTCTCCCGCCGAGGCCGCGCGGTCGGGTCCGCCGTCATCGTGCGGCGCCGCAGGGCGGCGAAGGTCAGCAGGGACAGCAGGAGATTGACGGCGAAGCTGGCGAGGAAGAGGGTCGCGGGCGCGACGGAGAGATCCGTGTCGTCGACCATGCCGAGCACCAGCGCCCCCGAGACGGCCATGGGCGAGAAGGCCCCCGCGTGGGCGCCGCTGATCACCATCATTCCGGCCATGAGCGGGTTGATGTCGTAGCGGAAGGCGAAGTTCATCGCGATGGGCACCAGGATCGCCACGGCGGCGGGGGTGAAGGTGCCCAGCGACGTCAGCACACCGGCGAGCAGGAACAGCACCCACGGGATCAGTGAGGTGCGTCCCCGGACCAGACGGACTCCGGCGGCGACCAGGAGATCGACCGTGCCGTTGCGGCGGGCCACGGCGAACAGATACGTGACGCCGACGATGGTGAGGAAGAGCTCCACGGGGAAGCCCGCGAAGATCTGGTCCTCCGTCATGTTCAGTGCGGTCGTTCCGATCGCGAACGAAGCGACGAAGGCCAGGATGCCGATGTTGATCGGCAGGACGGTGCCGACGACGAACATGACGAGCAGCGCGCCGACGGAGACCAGCTCAGGAGACATCATTGTCCTCTTTGTCCTGCGGGGGTTGGTCTGCGGGGTTGTCCTACGGGGTTTGTCCTGCGGGGTTTGTCCAGCCGGGCAGGGCGGGGCAGGGCAGGGGTCAGGCTGCGACCGGCAGGGCGGGATCGCGTACGAGGATGCGGGCCTCGCACAGCACACGCGCCGCCCGGGCGACGGTGACCCGGTCCGGCCCACTGCCCGTGGACTCCACGGCCAGGACGCCCGCCGGGGTTCCGATCCGCAGAACCGTGCGCCCGGCGGCGGTGGACGCCGCGGCCACCACGGTGCCCGCGGTGAGGTTGGCGGCGGCGACGGCGACCGCGGAGGTGAGGCCGATGGCCGGGTGCGGGGAGTTCATCGACAGCATCCGTACGGATACGTCGTACTCGTGCGCGGCGACGTGCTCGCCGAGCGTGGTGGTGTAGGCGACGGGCGGGCCGACGAGGCCGACCTTGGGCACGGCGTCACCGGGCACGGCTCCGGGCTCGGTCAGGCCCATGCGGACCGCGGCGGCGTGGCGGGCCGCGCGCAGCCAGGGCACCTGGGCGCGCATCCGCTCCAGTGTCTCGGCCCCGGTCCGCTCGGCCCTGAGCGCGTCCACGAGGACCACCGGAGCGCCGGCGTCCACCATGCTCACGGCCAACGACCGCTCGCCGACGGGCAGTTCGTCGAGCGGCGAGCCGGTCGGCAGGAGGTGGCCCGTCGTGGCGCCCGCGGGGTCACGGAAGGCGAGCCCGACCGGTACGCCCCCGGCCAGCGTGCCCGGGACCGTACGGTCGCCGAACTCCTGGACCCGGCCGCCCGGGGTGTCCACCTCGGCCTCGAGGACGGCGCCCGTGTTGATGTTGCGCATGACCACGGAGGTGCGGTCGCCGTTGAGGGGCACCAGGCCCTCGGTCACGGCGTACAGGGCGATGGCGGTCGCGCAGTTGCCGCAGTTGCTGCCCCATTCGACCGTGCCGGTGCCGATGCCGACCTGGGCGAAGAGGTAGTCGACGTCGACGCCGTCGTGGGCGCTCGCGCCGACCACGGCCGCCTTGGACGTGGTCGGCGTGGCACCACCGACGCCGTCGAGCTGAACGGGATCCGCCGCGCCGTAGGCATCGACGAGAACGCGCTCGATCCGGTCGCGTTCGATGGGCATGTGCACCTGCGGGAAGAGCCAGCACTTGCTGGTCCCACCGCGCACCAGGGTTGCGGGAACGTGCATGTCAGAGCGTCTTTCTCTTCGCGCAGCGCGTGCGGGGCCGCTGCGTTGCGCTGACTCTCGCAGAGCTCTCGGCTTGAGCACAATGTCTCATTCCTTGATGAGGGTTTAGCTGCTCTAAAGTCGTCTCATGCTCCATGTACGTCGACTCCTGTTGCTCGCCGAGGTCGCCGAGCGCGGCTCGCTCACGGCCGCCGCCGAGGCACTGTCCATGACCACGTCCGCCGCTTCCCAGCAGATGTCCCTGCTGGAGCGGGAGGCCGGGCAACCCTTGATCGAAAGGCTGCCGCGCGGGGTGCGCACGACCGCGGCGGGCGCCGCCCTCGCCGAGCGGGGGCGTGCCATCCGCCGCGAACTCCAGGCGGCGGAAGCCGACTTGGAGGCGTTCGGCCATCTGCACCGGGGGGTGGTGACCCTCGGCTCCTTCCCCACCGCCAGCGCCTCCCTGCTCCCGCTGGCCCTGACCCGGTTCCGCCGGGCCCACCCGCAGGTACGCACGGTCGTACGGGCCGGGGTACTGGCCGAACTGCGGGAGATGCTGCACACCGGCGAGGTGGAGCTGTCACTGCTGTGGGACTACGACTGGAACCGGGTCGATGACCACCAGTTGGTCCTCACGCCCCTCCTGGAGGACCCCACGGTTCTGGTCGTACCGGCGGGCTCTCCGCTGGTCGACTCCGAGCACGTACGGCTGTCCGACCTCGCGGACCAGGAGTGGATCATCCGCGCCGAGAACCACCCGGTCGCGGACGTGCTCCGGCGCGCCTGCCGTCAGGCGGGCTTCGAGCCACGCATCGCGTACGCCTCCCACGACTACCAGGAGGCGCAGGCCATGGTCGCCGCCGGCCTCGGCCTGGCACTCGCGCCCCGGCTGGCGCTGACCAACCGGCGCAGTGACGTACGCCTTCTCTCCCTCGCCCCCGACGCGCGCGACAGCCACGACGACCCCGCCGAGCTGTCCGACACCGCGCCGCCGGTCCGTCGCGTCCTCCTGGCCACGCCGGCCCGGCGCGCCACCACGCCCGCGGCCCAGGCGATGGCCCGCGTACTGCACGCCGTCGCGCGCGGCTTCACCGATCCCGGTCTCGACCGCCCCCAGCTGGGCGCCGTACGCAAGCGTTGATCACCTCAACCAGGTTGCGGGAAAGGGCTGTTGCACACGCACGGGTCCGAGGAACGGAACGCGGACGTCGCACGCCTGCCACCCGGGGCAGAGCATGACTCCCTCCATCGCTCCCACCTCTCAGGAGGCCCCATGCGATCCACTGTCCGACAAAGACTCGCCTGTCTGGCGAGCCTCCTCTTCCTGCTGACCCTCGTATCGGCCGTGCCGTCGTCGGCCGCCCCCAGGCCCTTGACGGTCTCCACCGACAAGGGCCTGGTCGCGGGAGCCTCGGCCGACGACGTCGACCGCTTCTCCGGCATCCCGTACGCGGCTCCGCCCGTCGGCACCCGACGCTGGCAGCCGCCGGCACCCGCCGCAGCGTGGCCGGTCACCCGGCCGGCCACCTCCCCCGGGCCTCGCTGTCCGCAGAACGGCGCCGGCACGGGCCCGGGAATGAGCGAGGACTGCCTGTACCTGAACGTCTACACGCCCGCCGACCGGACCGACAGGCCGCTGCCGGTGATGTTCTGGATCCACGGCGGCGGCTTCTCCACCGGTTCCGGGGACACGCAGGACGGCTCACTGATCGCCAGGACCAACAACGTCGTGGTCGTCACGATCAACTACCGCCTCGGTGTGTTCGGCTTCCTCGACCTGCCCGGCCTGAGCAAGCAGGGCGCGGGCAACTACGGTCTGCTCGACCAGGAGGCGGCGCTGCGCTGGACCCGGCGCAACATCGGCGCGTTCGGCGGGGACGCGAACCGGGTCACCGTCGCCGGGGAGTCGGCCGGCGGCCATTCGGTCTGCGCGCTCCTCGCATCACCCCCGGCACGCGGGCTCTTCTCGGGCGCGATCATCCAGAGCGGTGGCTGCCCGAGCTACTCGGTCGAGCAGGCCGTCGCCCGCGGGGAGAAGTACGCGACGGCCGCCGGCTGCTCCGCCGCCTCGGCCGACCTGGCCTGCTTGCGGGCCAAGCCCACCAGTGCGTTGCAGGCCGCGGCGAAGGACTTCATCGGCGGCATCGTGAGCGGTCCGCTGCCCACGTCCGGGGTTCCCGAACTGCCCGTCCCTCCGCTGGAGGCCGTACGCACCGGACGGACCGCGAACGTCCCCCTCCTCATCGGCCACACGCGTGACGAGGTACGCAGCTGGGCGCGGCCGTTCGCGAACGCGACGAAGGACCAGTACGAGAAGGCGGTCCGCATCGAGTTCGGGGACGAGGCCGACGCCGTCCTCGCGCACTATCCGTTCAGCGCTTACGGCGACTCCTACACCGGGGCGTACGCCTTCGGCGCGCTGTGGGGCGACAGCAGCACCTTCTTCGGTCTCGGGGGCTGCCAGTACCAGAACCTGACGGCCCGGTACGCGAAGCGCCAACCGCGCACGTTCTACTACGAGTTCAACGACCCGCATCCGCCCACCGGCCGGCCCTCGACCGGCTTCGACGCGGGCGCCTCGCATGCCAGCGAGATGCCGTACCTGTTGCCCTCGGCGACCTCGGCGCTGCTGTCGCCCGAGCAGCAGCGGCTGTCGGGCGAGATGGTGCGCTACTGGGGTTCGTTCGTGAAGCACGGGAACCCCGCCGCCCCAGGGCTCGCCGCGTGGCCCGCGTACCGGGCCGGGACGTTCATGTCCCTGCTGCCGGGCGGTGAGAGCCGGGCGCTGAGGACCGGCGTGTACGAGGCGCGCCGCCAGTGCGCCTTCTGGAACTCGATCGACTACGACTGGCTTCCTGTGAATCCGGACCAACTCGCCGCGCAGGCGGGCGTTTCGCAGTCCTGACCCGGCGGGCGTGAAGGGCCCCCTCCTGCCGGAGGGGGCCCTTTGTGTATCCGTCGCTCAGTTGCCGCTGCGCTCCATGTCGAGCACGATCTTGCCCACCGCCTGCCCCGTGCGCAGCCGCTCCACGGCCTCACCGAGCGCGTCCATCCGGTAGCTCTCGTACGGGAGCGACA includes:
- a CDS encoding SUKH-4 family immunity protein; amino-acid sequence: MLRNRFRRVRRNCFCFAGSLLHAGPSGPYFRIGHWMGDDIVIDGPTGAVLHLSEQDGEDSGHAEIVGRSLHDFLAMVSVWLLGAFMFTATGDSIETREIASRVKGLQSTLDPVGAAAGIWGIALMDH
- a CDS encoding ROK family protein; translated protein: MNRGTAALRPGEQSVLLALQSLGRASRRQLSLVTGLPRTTLTAAVSGLLERGLLAEDEDTRPRTGAGRPATVLHIALANRTVAVVEFGHHTQTTTLVSYDGRVLGRADLPARAERSMAAVVTGIAENIRRMSATPPDSTVVALGMPVLSDGRGLRHARPHGPGDPSHAAPLPAWIRADPVPALEAAFMTPLQVANDANLAALGEAEHGAARGARAAVCLRVLGGYGAGIVINGRLYSGAGGVAGELAHVSVREDGALCVCGSRGCLATTPRGHLDHPGDLTAFFDEAMGIHDVLGRAGHDARAQRYLIDIGRTLAEPLAGFLTLLNPDTLVVDADLGQGAAFVISGLHAALRRRVTPPAFQALRIVRGDLARHAVAVGGSVLARQRYVDALVTPQRRPAPRQSAIGRTAQAQQRKRPVRSAD
- a CDS encoding beta-glucosidase family protein — protein: MRSRISRRSFVTAAVATAAAATGVAAGAGPAAARSGVARVTGNSRVDHLLARMTLDEKLSMIEGQPEAAATTEYEAGYLAGVPRLGIPPLRLSDGPPGVITRRDSTGMTSTMALAATFSVADAEENGEVIGRDARSLGQDLVLEPFVNLDRDTSWSRGFNTYGEDPLLTARTGAAVITGIQSQGTMAQVKHYIAYDGGNNVVVDSQTLHEVYLQPFDAAVKAGVTSVMSSYNKVNGEYASQNTYMLTTVLREELGFKGFVTSDWGANHSTTSINAGLDLEMPGGGGPSGTSIPTYFSKEKMKAALADGTVTEATVTRAVGRILYQMDRFGLLTGASKHTVTPLKTARNQEVLLRTAQRSATLLKNKNGALPLTASDVASLALIGPGAGQTIATNSGGEAAGGLLSEQTSALDTLRARAKNARITYAVGDDLTGTPVPASALSHDGTAGLVRTTDGATRTDSVLDFTTAGGNALPVGTAATWTGTLTVPTEGDYWLNIQALGATGKLVVDGTTLTTVGAGFGAAPRYGVVHATDGNAPTATTDGLANGRTKVHLKAGAHTLSVTAAPDVSGAPVQIRLNWVTPTQVRANHDAAVAAAREARTAVVFVWNTGSGDLSAALPDDQDQLVADIAAVNENTIVVLQTNQPIALPWLDDVKAVLDTYFGGDQAGVAAADILLGTVNPSGRLPFTWPKDLSQEVAHDPAHPERSSKGVDGVTTYSEGVNIGYRHFDATGQTPLFPFGYGLSYTTFRHDELRVTGARDGGLDVTVTVTNTGRTEGTDVVQAYLGRPRQAPTGVQFAPKALAAYERVTVKPGRSRRVTLRIAPRQLRYWSDKTGWTLATGRRDVLVGSSARDIAFRREVNITGR
- a CDS encoding SLC13 family permease, with protein sequence MSPELVSVGALLVMFVVGTVLPINIGILAFVASFAIGTTALNMTEDQIFAGFPVELFLTIVGVTYLFAVARRNGTVDLLVAAGVRLVRGRTSLIPWVLFLLAGVLTSLGTFTPAAVAILVPIAMNFAFRYDINPLMAGMMVISGAHAGAFSPMAVSGALVLGMVDDTDLSVAPATLFLASFAVNLLLSLLTFAALRRRTMTADPTARPRRETADGATDGQRSTWHQWATLAALAALVVCALGFRMQIGVLALAAGALLALLDMKRQEKAVDGISWHTLLLVGGMMTYIAMLEHAGIIEKISVHAADFGTPLVVALLLCFTVAVTSAFASSTAILTAIIPIAVPLLLSSHLSSTGLIAALAVSTTIVDVSPFSTNGALVLSNARGVERRGFYRQVLGYTCGIVAAGPVLAWGALVLPWS
- a CDS encoding PrpF domain-containing protein is translated as MHVPATLVRGGTSKCWLFPQVHMPIERDRIERVLVDAYGAADPVQLDGVGGATPTTSKAAVVGASAHDGVDVDYLFAQVGIGTGTVEWGSNCGNCATAIALYAVTEGLVPLNGDRTSVVMRNINTGAVLEAEVDTPGGRVQEFGDRTVPGTLAGGVPVGLAFRDPAGATTGHLLPTGSPLDELPVGERSLAVSMVDAGAPVVLVDALRAERTGAETLERMRAQVPWLRAARHAAAVRMGLTEPGAVPGDAVPKVGLVGPPVAYTTTLGEHVAAHEYDVSVRMLSMNSPHPAIGLTSAVAVAAANLTAGTVVAAASTAAGRTVLRIGTPAGVLAVESTGSGPDRVTVARAARVLCEARILVRDPALPVAA
- a CDS encoding LysR family transcriptional regulator; translation: MLHVRRLLLLAEVAERGSLTAAAEALSMTTSAASQQMSLLEREAGQPLIERLPRGVRTTAAGAALAERGRAIRRELQAAEADLEAFGHLHRGVVTLGSFPTASASLLPLALTRFRRAHPQVRTVVRAGVLAELREMLHTGEVELSLLWDYDWNRVDDHQLVLTPLLEDPTVLVVPAGSPLVDSEHVRLSDLADQEWIIRAENHPVADVLRRACRQAGFEPRIAYASHDYQEAQAMVAAGLGLALAPRLALTNRRSDVRLLSLAPDARDSHDDPAELSDTAPPVRRVLLATPARRATTPAAQAMARVLHAVARGFTDPGLDRPQLGAVRKR
- a CDS encoding carboxylesterase/lipase family protein, translating into MRSTVRQRLACLASLLFLLTLVSAVPSSAAPRPLTVSTDKGLVAGASADDVDRFSGIPYAAPPVGTRRWQPPAPAAAWPVTRPATSPGPRCPQNGAGTGPGMSEDCLYLNVYTPADRTDRPLPVMFWIHGGGFSTGSGDTQDGSLIARTNNVVVVTINYRLGVFGFLDLPGLSKQGAGNYGLLDQEAALRWTRRNIGAFGGDANRVTVAGESAGGHSVCALLASPPARGLFSGAIIQSGGCPSYSVEQAVARGEKYATAAGCSAASADLACLRAKPTSALQAAAKDFIGGIVSGPLPTSGVPELPVPPLEAVRTGRTANVPLLIGHTRDEVRSWARPFANATKDQYEKAVRIEFGDEADAVLAHYPFSAYGDSYTGAYAFGALWGDSSTFFGLGGCQYQNLTARYAKRQPRTFYYEFNDPHPPTGRPSTGFDAGASHASEMPYLLPSATSALLSPEQQRLSGEMVRYWGSFVKHGNPAAPGLAAWPAYRAGTFMSLLPGGESRALRTGVYEARRQCAFWNSIDYDWLPVNPDQLAAQAGVSQS